The sequence AAACGCTCTTTCCTCAACTTAATTAGCGAGAAAAGGTTAATTAAAATGCTTTTAAGTTATTTATTGATTTTTGATTGAATTTTGAAAGACATTAAGTAGCAAATAGCACTTAGTTATAATTGAATTGAATTGTCTCGAAAGATTTGAGAAGACAATCTCAAAAGGATTATAGACAAAAATTAGTTTTGCATTTTGAAGTGTGAAGTAAGTAGTAATTAGTACTTTAAAGTTGTTGACTACTTAAGTATTATCGGTACTTTGATTGTTTCGCTAAGTATTTATACTTTTATGTAGTAATATAAAATAATAAAAGATAAAAAGTAACTTTTAATAAACTTTGGCTAAAAAGTGCAAAGTTGAGCGGGAAAACATCACTAAAAAGTTTGTTTAACTGATGAGTACCCGTAAGGTTTTTTTAAACATTGAGTTTGATTCCAATTTTTATAGGTAAAGAGGTAACAAAGGGAAGTGAATTCACAAACCCTCACACAAAACAATCGTAAGTACGATGCACGTCAAATAGCGCGATTCTATCGCCTGCGCCCTTGGCTGGGTTGGGTACGTGCAAGCACAATCGTCTTGAACTTCATCTGGTTTATTTTCGGTTTGAAGTGGGATGATTTTATGGGAGTAGCCGAACGTAATAAATTGAAACGAGCGGTTCAGCTACGAAAAATACTTGTACGTCTGGGGCCGACGTTTATTAAAGTTGGTCAAGCCCTATCAACTCGACCCGATTTAATCCGTAAAGATTTCTTAGAAGAACTGATCAAATTACAAGACCAACTGCCACCCTTTGACAACGCTATTGCTTTGAGACAAATTCAAAGCGAATTAGGTCATCCCGTCAAAGAAATGTTCAGCGAACTTTCCCCCGTTCCAGTTGCTGCTGCGAGTCTGGGTCAAGTTTATCGGGGTCGTTTGCACACGGGTGAAGAAGTTGCAGTCAAGGTACAGCGACCAAATTTACGTCCGATACTTTCCCTTGACTTGTATTTAATGCGCTGGGCTGCTAGCTGGTTATCTCCTTGGTTGCCTTTGAATTTGGGACACGATTTGACATTAATCGTAGATGAGTTCGGTACCAAATTATTTGAGGAGATTGATTATCTCAACGAAGGTCGTAACGCTGAAAGGTTCGCTACTAACTTTCGTAACAGCCCTGATGTAAAGGTTCCAGCTATATATTGGCGATATACTTCAACTCGCGTTTTAACTTTAGAATGGCTGAACGGATTTAAGCTGACCGATACTGAGAGTATCATTGCAGCAGGTATAGATCCGCAAGAAATTATTCAAATAGCTGTAACTACAGGTTTACAGCAGTTATTAGAATATGGTTTCTTTCACGCTGACCCCCATCCAGGAAATTTGTTTGCGATGCCTGACGGTAGGATGGGCTATATCGATTTCGGTATGATGGATCAGCTATCGGAAACCACCAAGGAAACTCTTGTAGATGCGGTGGTTCACCTGATAAACAAAGACTATACCGATTTAGCTGGTGATTATGTCAAGTTGGGTTTCTTGACACCAGATACAGATATTCGTCCGATTGTACCTGCTTTGGAAGCATTGCTTGGAGATGCAATTAATCGCAACGTCGGGGAATTTAATTTCAAGACCATAACGGATGAGTTTTCCAAACTCATGTACGAATTTCCTTTTCGAGTTCCAGCCAAATTTGCTTTAATTATTCGCTCCTTGGTGACTCAAGAAGGTATCGCGCTATCGTTAAATCCGAACTTTAAGATTGTCGAAGTTGCGTATCCTTACGTAGCACGACGATTGCTCACCGGTGAATCGGCTCAACTGCGACGAAGATTAATCAACGTACTGTTTAAGGATGGTACATTCCAGTGGGAACGCTTGGAAAATATGATTGCGATCGCGCGTACTGACAACAATTTTGATTTATTACCCACAGCGCAAATGGGTTTGCAGTATTTGCTCAGCGATGAAGGTCAATTTCTTCAACAACAGTTGATAATTGCACTCACAGAAGACGATCGCTTACATGCTGAAGAAGTACAGCGTTTGTGGAATTTAGTCAAGGATGATTTAAATCCAACTCGTTTGTTGAGTGCTGCTTTTGGAGTTTTCACTCAGTTTTCCAGAGAGAGAGTTGCGGCAATCTTACCGCCATTTACCACTTCAAGTTCTGTGAACAACACCTGAAAAATAGCTGGAATTTCTCTTTAAACCTCTCTTCTACGAGGAGGGAGGTTTAAGGAGTTAGATTTCCGAAAACTCAAGTAAAATGCAATACTTATCAAATAACCTCTTAGCAACCAGCATATAAATTAGGAGTTTTCATGTATTATTATCCTTCAGAACCGCCGTACTTAATTTTAGCTTTGGGATTTTTTATAGCCGTTACTTCCGGTGCAGCATTAGACGGAACTCTAAAGGCGATATCCAAAACATGGCGAAAAAAAGGTGCTGAAGATTCTGCCCCTCGTTTTTCTAATAAACAATTAATAGTGCCATTTATTGGTATCACAATAGGCATTGGTTTATTTCTTTGCTCGGGGTTAGCAATATTTGGTTTTCCTAATTGGCTTGCTTGTGCCGTTGGTGTACCAATTACTCTTTTAACTTGCATATTAACTGCTTTTCAATTAGGAAGCATGATGACTTATGCTGAAAGTAGAGGATTTCAATCTTTAGATTTAGATTCTTTTAACTAAAATCATAAATTTAAAACTAACTATTCGCTGTTTGTAAATTCTTTTGTAGAACAAAGCAATTTATAAGCGGCGAATATTTTTATTGATATTTTTTATTGTTAGGAATGGCCGCAACTGGCACATTTTGCTTGTAGGGTGCTGTGACAGTTAGCTTGATTTCTAAGGCAATAATAAGGTTTTCCTGTCACGCACCAACCAAAGCCTTATGACAATTGCGGCTATTCCTGATTGTATTGATATTTAATAATTAGTCAACTTTAAAAATAAGTAATTTTACAGTGGTCGAATTACATGTAATTTATGCCAAACTTATTAAAAAATAATAAAGTAGGTAGGTACAAATAAAACCGACTATGTAACTAAATCTAAATTAGCCAAAATAATTGCGATGATCCACACCCTAATCTTCGAGAAGCCTTAAGCCGCACTTTGGGTGAAGGGGGAACGGGTGAATACTTCGCTACATTAGATTTCGCTCGCAATTACATAGTTATAAGTTTTCTCACCCACCTACTTATCTGTTTGTGCATCCCTAAAATATGATTTTTGAATAATGAATTTAAAACAAAAAGAGTTCTGTATTTGTACTTATGTCGCTGGCAGTATATATCGTGCTTTAGCAAAAAACCTAGTCCAAGATTTAGCTAAATATGCACCAGAAATTCCTTTTATAATTTATACGGATAAACCACAAGAGTTTGAAAACTACAGTAACGTCTTAGCATTCGGGCATAAAAGACAAGGAATATTGCATTACCACGAACGCAGATTTGCAATTCAGAAGGCATTATCAATGTTTAAATCCTGTATGTACATTGATTCAGATGTAAGAATCTGTGCCCCAATACCAAATCGTGAATGGCTACCAGGAATTACAGCTAGAAGCTGTACTGGTATGATAAAGCATTTTCAAGAAAGAATAAACAAAACCGATACACCTTCAGTAAGTGCTTTGAAAAAGTTTGAACTTTTCAAAAAAATGGCTAATAAGCTGAATATTGATATTGAAAAAGAAGATGTTACATGGATAAATGAGTTTCTATTTGTTGTCACTAGAGATTCTGGTAAAGAAGAAGAATTTTTGCAAAATTGGGAAAAAATTGCAATTTATGCAGAAGTAAATGGACTCCATAAGCATCCTGCGTATGCAATGGGATTAGCAGCGACTAAAGCCAATTTAAGAGTCAGACATGATGTCATGGAAGGTGTAGATTTTTTTGATGATAGAATCGAAAAAATTCGGATTTCCAAAGGGCAAACTAGTTCAAAGGATAAGTTAAAATATTTTGAAACCCAGAAGAAAATCGAAAATCCTCGAAATCCGATTTTTAAGAAGATAGTTAAGAAGGTGAATAAATATGTTGAGTATCTATATCACTTTGTGCGTCTTAGAGTAACTACAATCTTGAGTAATTATAATTTTTACTATCGTTAATAAAGTTGCACTGTCTTCGCTATTTTTGAACAGTAGGGTGCGTGATGCATTTAGCCTAACGTACCCATTTTGTGGATAGTATAGTGCGTTGCACTCGGCGACAATACACCCTAAAAATAATCTTTAACCGCAACATACCGAAGCCGTAACACAACGACAATAAAGTGGGAGGAGAATCCACACCGCATTTTGTCTACCTCACAAAAAGGGATTAGATAATTTATCTAACCCCGAATAGTTTTAATTTTTTAGCGATTTAAAATTTACTTCTTCAACGAACGAAGAAAACTTTTTGCTTCATTCATAGTTTTTTGCCAAGAGGTTGGTTTGGGCTTTTCTGGAAACACAGGTGGTGGTAATTGTGGGTTCAAGTTGCGGTAATGTTCCCAAATCTCCCAGTAAGGACAACCTGGTTCGATGCGAATACCAGCCCAATGCAGGTACTGTAAAGGTTGATTGACTTTTGGATCGATTAATTTATGTCCTTCATGTAAAAAGTGAGAAGTTCCTCCCCAGTTTCCCGGTGCTTTTCCTTCTCTATTGACTATATTGAAACGCTTGGGAATGCGTTTGAGCAACATATAGTTGATAATTGGTTGATCGGATGTTTTTTCGGAGAAATCGAAATATTCTGGATGCTCCGCACATTCTGCAAAGGTTTCGTATAAATCTTGTTCGGATATGAGGTTTTTCTTGGAACCCCAAAACCCACCATTGAATATATCTTTAACTTCGCTTTCGGTAAATACTTTTTTTTCTAAAACTGTGGGGCTGAATACGTTTTTAATTCCACCACTATGTTGATAGTCGCAGCAAATGAAGTCAGTCTCTTTTAAATAATTGAGATTATCAATAATTTTTTCAAAAACAACAATATCTGTATCTATATACAAAAACTCATCAAAAGGACCAAACCAACAAGCTTGCTTGCGGAATTGGTTAGGACGAGCAAAGAATTTACCGCCGAAGGTTTCGTATAATTTATTAGATAAGCGGTCAATAAATTCTAAATCCTCGTAAACTCCTACTCCATAATATTTGCCGAGAGTGTCAGCTATTTTGTGATAATTATCATCATAGGGAATCATCACAATAGGAGTTTCTTTGTCGTGGAGACGAATGCTATTGAGTAAAGCAATAGCGTGATCTGTCACTTTATCATTAGCGATGATATAAATACCTTTAGTCATGAGTTATGCTCCAACTTTTAATCCTAATTTTTTTAAAAATCGTTTGGTTAGACTTGGGGGTGCGTTGTAAGCTTTTGGCTTAGTGGTGAATTTTGGTCGCTTGTCTGGTTCGTGGAGATAGCGATAATGCAGAAAAGTTTCGCGGTAAGGGAAATCAATATTTTCTCCACTACAAACGCGGCTAAATAGTTTGGAAGATAAGCCTATATAGTGCAAATAAGTTAAACGGTTCCCTTTGTCATATACCAGATTATCTCGTTCGTCAAAATGAGGAGATGTAACGCAACATCCGGTTATTTGGCTTTCAGGTAAATGATTGGAAAAATTATAGCTAGGTATTTCCGACCGCATCACCATATAGTTAAGGATTGTTTGGTCGGGAGCATTTTTGTATAATATTTCTGCTTCCCCAGCCTGTAATTTTGATAATAAATATTTCCGTTTTTCTGCGTCAAATAAACCTTTATTGGCAGCATAAAAACCAGCACAGAATATTTCGCTATCGAGTCGAGATTGAGGAAAAACATCTCGTAATTGATTGGAATTAGCGTTGTATACGTGATTCAAGTCCTTATGCTGAAAATCATACACTACGAAGTCATTTTGATTTAGTTGCTCAAATATATAATCTAGTGAATTTAATACTAGAATATCGGCATCCAAATAGATAAATTTATCAAAAGCACCATCAAAACCGCAAAATCTGCGATGCATCCCCAAGCGATAAACTCCCGGAATACCTTGTTCTTGCCAAATTTTATAGGCATCCGGATGTGCTTTCCATATTTGGGCAGAAAATTCTTCCCAAAGCTTAATTGCAGAAGTATCTGCAAATATTTCAACATTACTTCTATGTTTTATTTCCTCTCTGACTCTTTCTAAACGGTCATCATAGGGAATAATAGAAACAGCATACTTATTACCAATATTTGCTTCAATAGAATTGAGTAAAGCTACTAATTGGTCATAAACTATATCATTAGCAAGTATGTAAATACCTTCAGTCATTCAAGCCTCCTTAACCTCTCAAACTACTGTTGATTATTAGGAAAATTTCTTTACATAATTTGAGAGCCACGATACCAAATTAAGCTTGTGTAAAATAATTTGTCTGGCTTCGGCAATTGCCTCTTTCGCTTCATACCAAGCATCTGGTGTAGATGTGACTTCTTTTATATAAGCCAATCCTTTTTCATCCATACTTGGTAATCTTAAAAAGCTACCGGGAGGTAATAATTTATCAGCAGCAGGACCACCATAATAAATAGGTAAACACCAAGCGAGTAGAGAATCCCAAAGTTTTTCGCTTACATACCA comes from Rivularia sp. PCC 7116 and encodes:
- a CDS encoding AarF/ABC1/UbiB kinase family protein, producing MNSQTLTQNNRKYDARQIARFYRLRPWLGWVRASTIVLNFIWFIFGLKWDDFMGVAERNKLKRAVQLRKILVRLGPTFIKVGQALSTRPDLIRKDFLEELIKLQDQLPPFDNAIALRQIQSELGHPVKEMFSELSPVPVAAASLGQVYRGRLHTGEEVAVKVQRPNLRPILSLDLYLMRWAASWLSPWLPLNLGHDLTLIVDEFGTKLFEEIDYLNEGRNAERFATNFRNSPDVKVPAIYWRYTSTRVLTLEWLNGFKLTDTESIIAAGIDPQEIIQIAVTTGLQQLLEYGFFHADPHPGNLFAMPDGRMGYIDFGMMDQLSETTKETLVDAVVHLINKDYTDLAGDYVKLGFLTPDTDIRPIVPALEALLGDAINRNVGEFNFKTITDEFSKLMYEFPFRVPAKFALIIRSLVTQEGIALSLNPNFKIVEVAYPYVARRLLTGESAQLRRRLINVLFKDGTFQWERLENMIAIARTDNNFDLLPTAQMGLQYLLSDEGQFLQQQLIIALTEDDRLHAEEVQRLWNLVKDDLNPTRLLSAAFGVFTQFSRERVAAILPPFTTSSSVNNT
- a CDS encoding Npun_R2821/Npun_R2822 family protein — protein: MTEGIYILANDIVYDQLVALLNSIEANIGNKYAVSIIPYDDRLERVREEIKHRSNVEIFADTSAIKLWEEFSAQIWKAHPDAYKIWQEQGIPGVYRLGMHRRFCGFDGAFDKFIYLDADILVLNSLDYIFEQLNQNDFVVYDFQHKDLNHVYNANSNQLRDVFPQSRLDSEIFCAGFYAANKGLFDAEKRKYLLSKLQAGEAEILYKNAPDQTILNYMVMRSEIPSYNFSNHLPESQITGCCVTSPHFDERDNLVYDKGNRLTYLHYIGLSSKLFSRVCSGENIDFPYRETFLHYRYLHEPDKRPKFTTKPKAYNAPPSLTKRFLKKLGLKVGA
- a CDS encoding Npun_R2821/Npun_R2822 family protein — encoded protein: MTKGIYIIANDKVTDHAIALLNSIRLHDKETPIVMIPYDDNYHKIADTLGKYYGVGVYEDLEFIDRLSNKLYETFGGKFFARPNQFRKQACWFGPFDEFLYIDTDIVVFEKIIDNLNYLKETDFICCDYQHSGGIKNVFSPTVLEKKVFTESEVKDIFNGGFWGSKKNLISEQDLYETFAECAEHPEYFDFSEKTSDQPIINYMLLKRIPKRFNIVNREGKAPGNWGGTSHFLHEGHKLIDPKVNQPLQYLHWAGIRIEPGCPYWEIWEHYRNLNPQLPPPVFPEKPKPTSWQKTMNEAKSFLRSLKK